From a region of the Helianthus annuus cultivar XRQ/B chromosome 5, HanXRQr2.0-SUNRISE, whole genome shotgun sequence genome:
- the LOC110942426 gene encoding TRAF-type zinc finger domain-containing protein 1, with the protein MAVASHRPDDTTKICTHCDRDIPISNIDLHYAHCSRNLEKCKICGDMVPIKHADEHYTSTHAPVTCSLCSEEMTPEILGVHKGEKCPKRIVTCDYCEFPLPAIDLFEHQEVCGNRTELCHLCNRYIRLRERAAHEVACNGAPPEIPRAIREAERERAARRPPPPPPQDFSTRRLLFTIAITGIAILLGSLLFQRKPEDMTQVN; encoded by the exons ATGGCCGTCGCCTCTCATCGTCCCGACGACACCACCAAAATTTGCACTCACTG TGACAGAGATATCCCCATTTCAAATATTGATCTGCACTATGCTCACTGCTCACGTAATTTAGAGAAGTGTAAAATATGTGGTGATATGGTACCCATTAAACATGCAGACGAACACTACACCAGCACCCATGCTCCG GTAACTTGTTCACTGTGCAGTGAGGAGATGACACCTGAAATCCTAGGTGTGCATAAAGGTGAAAAGTGCCCCAAAAGAATTGTGACCTGTGATTACTGTGAGTTTCCTTTACCCGCCATCGACCTATTTGAGCATCAG GAAGTTTGTGGAAATAGGACAGAGTTATGTCATCTTTGTAACAGATATATCAGACTTAGAGAGAGAGCTGCCCATGAAGTCGCATGCAATGGTGCTCCTCCTGAAATACCCAG GGCAATAAGGGAAGCTGAAAGAGAGCGTGCCGCCAGAAGGCcgcccccaccaccaccacaagaCTTCTCTACAAGGCGGCTTCTTTTCACCATAGCCATAACCGGCATAGCCATTCTTCTCGGATCGCTTCTTTTTCAGAGAAAACCAGAAGACATGACTCAGGTTAACTGA